A genome region from Mercenaria mercenaria strain notata chromosome 11, MADL_Memer_1, whole genome shotgun sequence includes the following:
- the LOC123531728 gene encoding slit homolog 3 protein-like has translation MENIRLALLLVSMFSACAQAQQGKCPVGCYCKHRFVDCQSLMDFPLDLALDTERIRLSHMNIGEIPKHAFSYLPNVTLIEIEQSNVGIIAGCAFKNIYSLQEILFDKTVIGNVESFAFNGLSKMKRIEFLKSRIGRLKSFAFYQLSEIANINLLETNFLYFYSNALYGINNVSTMVLTSNNVSDIVTDAFRDVKVDNLLATSNTFWNMHCGVLDVMFQSANTFSFSSNTFYCNCSISWMLSTSGRQKYAEILPDSRCHGPGKMNETTNLANVKFSDLNCKNKKEDDTPTCNEIKIKILNPTCNPSGRPGGQGNGGTGEDGKGDNGASSLVFTFQIFVVSFITVFLTIL, from the coding sequence ATGGAAAACATACGATTAGCATTATTACTTGTAAGCATGTTCAGCGCATGTGCACAAGCACAGCAGGGGAAATGTCCAGTGGGCTGTTACTGTAAGCACAGATTTGTAGACTGTCAATCGTTGATGGATTTTCCGCTTGACCTTGCCCTTGATACAGAGCGTATCCGACTATCCCATATGAACATTGGTGAAATCCCAAAGCACGCATTCAGCTACTTACCGAATGTTACTTTGATTGAAATTGAGCAGTCAAATGTAGGAATTATTGCTGGGTGTGCCTTTAAGAATATTTATTCTTTGCAAGAAATATTGTTTGATAAAACAGTCATCGGCAATGTAGAAAGCTTTGCCTTTAACGGTCTGTCAAAGATGAAACGAATTGAATTTCTGAAAAGTCGGATCGGAAGGCTGAAATCGTTTGCATTTTATCAGTTGTCAGAAATTGCTAACATTAATTTGCTCGAAACAAACTTTCTGTACTTCTACTCGAATGCATTGTATGGAATAAACAACGTTAGCACGATGGTTCTAACCAGCAATAACGTCAGTGATATTGTAACTGACGCTTTCAGAGACGTCAAGGTAGACAATTTGCTAGCAACATCCAACACGTTTTGGAACATGCACTGTGGTGTTTTAGATGTAATGTTTCAATCTGCAAACACATTTTCGTTCTCGAGTAACACATTCTACTGTAACTGCTCCATTTCTTGGATGCTAAGCACATCAGGAAGACAGAAGTATGCAGAAATACTCCCTGACAGCAGATGTCACGGACCGGGAAAAATGAACGAAACAACAAATCTAGCAAATGTTAAGTTTAGTGATCTTAACTGCAAGAATAAAAAGGAGGACGATACGCCTACCTGCAACGAgattaaaataaagatattaaatcCAACATGTAATCCCAGTGGTAGACCTGGCGGGCAAGGAAACGGAGGTACAGGAGAAGACGGGAAGGGCGACAATGGGGCGTCATCGCTcgtatttacatttcaaatcttTGTTGTTTCCTTTATAACTGTTTTCTTGACTATCTTAtag